From one Mytilus trossulus isolate FHL-02 chromosome 10, PNRI_Mtr1.1.1.hap1, whole genome shotgun sequence genomic stretch:
- the LOC134687801 gene encoding uncharacterized protein LOC134687801 — protein sequence MIDQYSKWDGHGMENYMGNELFLEHQIIITEIEKRFDDSTAGHGKRKKRDIRKAVENDQVPNVAIQRTFYTVHLKGTITLECDVTDNTPDFSINWQREVGGTTVDLTSDSENKYNGSTPDNPSLTIFNAEQSDRGVYICTAENEYGIAESPRIYLKLVVVDLDVDPILRASGAFRLMMSSYGSNGDYENETEQAIKALSADYSDFVIYCNFEGRQCNERYNMFNWF from the exons ATGATAGACCAATATTCAAAGTGGGATGGACATGGAATGGAGAACTATATGGGTAATGAATTGTTTTTAGAGCACCAAATCataattacagaaatcgaaAAACGTTTTGATGACTCAACAGCCGGTCATGGCAAACGTAAAAAG aggGACATTCGTAAAGCAGTTGAAAACGATCAGg TTCCTAATGTTGCAATTCAGAGAACATTTTACACAGTTCACTTGAAGGGAACGATAACACTGGAATGTGATGTGACCGACAATACTCCAGACTTTTCTATTAATTGGCAGAGGGAAGTAGGCGGTACCACCGTGGATTTAACAAGTGACAGTGAAAACAAGTACAATGGGTCTACACCCGACAATCCGTCACTGACAATTTTCAATGCCGAACAGAGTGATCGTGGAGTCTACATATGTACGGCTGAAAATGAATACGGCATTGCTGAGAGTCCAAGAATATACTTAAAACTTGTCGTTG TGGACTTAGATGTTGATCCAATCTTGAGAGCATCCGGGGCATTCAGACTAATGATGAGTAGTTATGGTAGCAATGGCGATTATGAAAATGAAACAGAGCAGGCAATTAAAGCATTGTCTGCGGATTATTCCGACTTTGTTATCTATTGCAATTTTGAGGGACGTCAATGTAATGAAAGGTATAATATGTTTAACTGGTTCTAG
- the LOC134687190 gene encoding uncharacterized protein LOC134687190, giving the protein MYNYKETLMYFIFVLIEVCAGVTEFPCQFPCQWRNKTFRLFEARHEDAWTFSADGKTSLLGDSEGRQNFSCYQITERFLILRLKDRDSSFKCFPIFYDPAIPLEIKSGGWNNLYSPNKTGAFTDLCPVCQGKDGFTLWTADPGPPSTPLPLSLDCNRPSSCTPPGVVCNMSDTIPKTCAPTTEPTTTHSHCGKKKQLHPVI; this is encoded by the exons ATGTACAATTACAAGGAAACCCTGATGTATTTCATTTTCGTACTTATTGAAGTATGTGCAG GTGTTACTGAATTTCCATGCCAATTTCCTTGTCAATGGCGCAACAAAACATTTCGTTTATTTGAAGCACGACATGAAGATGCATGGACGTTTAGTGCTGATGGTAAAACTAGCTTGTTAGGAGACTCTGAAGGTCGTCAAAATttcagttgttatcaaataacaGAACGATTCCTTATTTTGAG GCTTAAGGATCGTGACTCCTCATTCAAGTGTTTTCCGATCTTTTATGACCCTGCAATTCCCTTGGAGATTAAATCAGGCGGTTGGA ATAACTTATATTCTCCCAATAAGACAGGTGCATTTACTGATTTATGTCCAGTATGTCAAGGGAAAGATGGGTTCACTTTATGGACAGCTG ACCCAGGACCACCGT CTACCCCGCTCCCTCTGTCGCTAGACTGTAATAGACCATCATCATGTACCCCGCCTGGTGTAGTTTGTAATATGAGTGACACCATCCCAAAAACATGCGCACCAACAACTGAACCAACAACAACACATAGCCACTGTGGAAAGAAAAAGCAATTGCATCCAGTAATTTAG
- the LOC134686157 gene encoding amiloride-sensitive sodium channel subunit alpha-like, with protein sequence MTISTTRWPAENYEDLLEKILKSKGLSYANSRNSLLQISIYFSSLYEEVTEEIPSITFESFLSNIGGSLGLWIGMSAISIGELLELCFFLLRSMKRHKKVTEKQTNVIIHDTVETTITDL encoded by the exons ATGACAATTTCGACAACCAGATGGCCAGCAGAAAACTATGAAGATTTacttgaaaaaatattgaaaagcaaAGGACTATCTTACGCAAATTCAAG AAACAGTTTGTTGCAAATAAGTATATACTTTTCGTCGCTGTATGAGGAAGTAACAGAAGAAATACCTTCAATCACG TTTGAAAGTTTTCTATCAAATATTGGAGGATCTCTTGGTCTATGGATTGGAATGTCTGCCATTAGCATCGGAGAATTGCTAGAATTGTGTTTCTTTCTCCTGAGAAGTATGAAGAGACATAAAAAGGTTACAGAGAAGCAAACTAATGTCATCATACATGACACTGTAGAAACTACTATAACTGATCTCTAA